DNA sequence from the Ruminococcus albus 7 = DSM 20455 genome:
TCATTCTGCTGATAGTAAGGGTGGCACTCCACTTGCAGAACAGACGGCTTGATCGTTGCAGCTTCACACAGTTCCTCAAGGCGTTCACTTTCAAAATTGCTGATTCCGATAGACTTCACCTTGCCTGCTTTCACAGCCTTCTCCATGTCCTTCCATGCACCGAGATAATCACCGAACTGCTGATGCAGGAGAAGAAGGTCAATGTAGTCAGTTCCGAGTCTTTCAAGCATCTTGTCGATAGCTTCAGCGGTCTTGCCCTCGCCGTACTCGTGCGGCCAGAGCTTTGTGGTTATCCACACTTCTTCACGTGGAACACCGCTGTCCTTTACAGCCTTTCCGACACTTCTCTCGTTCTGATAAGCGTGGGCCGTGTCGATGTGGCGCACACCCATTTTCAGTGCATCAAGCACTGCGTTATATGTTGCTTCACCCTCCGGGACCTGATAAACGCCAAGTCCGAACTGGGGGATCTTTGTACCGTCATTCAAAGTGATGTAAGTCTGCATAGTAATACCTCCTCAGATAAGTCCGTTATTTTTCAGCCACTTTTCGATCATGGGCTTTGCATTTTTAACTCCGCTTCCGGAAAGGGAAAGTCCCTCACCGACATTTGCGTACTTCTTTATATCAGAAACGCTCTTTCCGAGTCCGCTGCCCTCGTTGGTGCAAAGCGGATAGATCGTTTTGCCCGAAAGATCAGCGCTTTCAAGGAACGTGAACACCGCCATCGGAGCAGTTCCCCAGTAGTTCGGATAGGCAAGAATGATGTTATCATAACCTGAAATATCGGGTATATCTTTTAGTTCGGGACGTGCATTTCCTCTGAGATGCGCCTTTGCTTCGTCAATACAGGTCATGTAGTCTGCGGAATATGGCTGCACCATTTCAAGCTTGAAGCTGTCAAAGCCTGTCAGTTCTGTGATATGTCCGACTGCGATCTCGGTGTTGCCGACCTCCACATACTTCATCGAACCGCCGAAATAGTTCTCATCGGCTCTTGAAAAGAAAATAACGATAGTGTTCATAGTAGTTCCTGCTTGCGTTTTAGGTAACTGT
Encoded proteins:
- a CDS encoding aldo/keto reductase; translation: MQTYITLNDGTKIPQFGLGVYQVPEGEATYNAVLDALKMGVRHIDTAHAYQNERSVGKAVKDSGVPREEVWITTKLWPHEYGEGKTAEAIDKMLERLGTDYIDLLLLHQQFGDYLGAWKDMEKAVKAGKVKSIGISNFESERLEELCEAATIKPSVLQVECHPYYQQNELKKRIEKYGTVIESWYPIGHGDKGLIGEAVFTKLAQKYDKSNVQIILRWHIQEGTIVFPRTTNPQHMKENFEIFDFELTADEMAEIRALDCGKRFFNMTLAEQEASLGAWHPAD
- a CDS encoding flavodoxin; translation: MNTIVIFFSRADENYFGGSMKYVEVGNTEIAVGHITELTGFDSFKLEMVQPYSADYMTCIDEAKAHLRGNARPELKDIPDISGYDNIILAYPNYWGTAPMAVFTFLESADLSGKTIYPLCTNEGSGLGKSVSDIKKYANVGEGLSLSGSGVKNAKPMIEKWLKNNGLI